In a genomic window of Methanogenium sp. S4BF:
- a CDS encoding DEAD/DEAH box helicase has protein sequence MAEYSVQNTHRELVEKLKDYIQAQYFGESDLLLSASKDLLNEKNSIYKDPYIESNQTYQLRKNGLVDADIPENIKDFLCQMGDKNLGVFKTPYSHQVKALEDFYHGNDILVTTGTGSGKTECFMWPLVANLAAEAKIRPDSWNKRGVRALLLYPMNALVADQIGRLRKMIGDYDGQFYTLFTEYAGDLNSRAPQFGMYTGRTPYPGQPKKKKDEKLAKTLEYDLIHRSPELIKELKSLGKYPSKYDLETYITHLNDGVHITTLRDAELITRKEMQDNCPDILVTNYSMLQYMLIRQIEQPFWSNTRDWLNESPDNKLLLVIDEAHMYHGSAGGEVALLIRRLMYKLGITRDKVRFILTSASIPVDDEDSKIELKQFLREITSCEEDTFSIIVGENKEYSSPNPVDISAKQIRDFPLDDFQLDDTTKISAVHKFFRLLDGTRPPYDTIKELEAWLFETLPKYGSVQRIINQTAGNATEINELAGIVFPNDDNDTALPATQVLLSLLPLAKKDGQVLFPARLHMFFRGLQGLYACTNPNCSEKHTGDGITLGKIYSDNGRDTCPYCGGKIYELINDRRCGALFIKGYLHNAEDSAGNAQNSWEKKYLWHTPGEVFGDELKEVHLYIVPKNWSADMGNEKIRGGWLDTKTGFIHFTNIHAGDDEFLQVCYSLNPVKGKPDQFTFSKCPKCKKRLMYYSFSDFSTKGNEPFYNIVSSQLSVQPPTIFDEEKLKQQPNGGRKVLVFSDSRQRAAVLAKDMTRAADAYAARAVMVLAAIHLQEWAEDTGNIVTLDMLYPAFLEIASHNHLRLFYGGDKARFKEDLEIIKVAIKKAEKRNQSLKYGRIVKDFDDIPGLFSEQLLKNLCSSFMSLTDLGLGWMEPCYKDDIEECLESFEEHDIEMSEEEFIALFAAWAQYHCTNSYAIGTKISDQIRFNIALRKYGRFGVEEKDQYKIPSRFKNVLEEKYTPEQIKWILLKLFKTFLRRGRGEENGSYFLVLDKIALKFRDNHNWYRCRTCSNIFPYTLFGKCADCGSSDVYYMSEEDIERYKFWRDPVLDAITEGSGKSIRTINTEEHTAQLSYKDQQNDIWSTTESYEMRFQNLLFDDDYPVDVLSCTTTMEVGIDIGSLTAISLRNVPPMRENYQQRAGRAGRRGTSISTIVTYAQNGPHDGWYFTHPDKIISGDASSPWIDVDNFTLLQRHVNLLILSEFLSENGTDLYEYPVLSFFDNYYDNFIKFLNTFRFKPELEASIFSTEKMDAGYYQKFVKGLTPELQRIRDDVLKNRELHEAQVEKGHKTSLLDHLSFEGILPTYSFPQDVVGFFIENRSGSKILQRPDRSLDIAISEYAPGKILVVNKETYKVGGIYSFHSKFRKGNKRENQAQPYFEDPNYLSDLYLCPDPYCGWTDTDFPMDGVCPFCGKPVSENRKQKLLRPWGFAPVNGRKIPEAHAEFEQSYAEEPCYFATPDRRDMKDIGCRHIMAAVRSDKIRIINKGVKGRGFNVCQKCGAAEVTEQLTGEGSGSKMLEDIGRPYAIPGVTSNKCSHNPINLYLGHTFATDMIVFEFELDKSQINTNPRGMWISNAATTLSEAFLLAASRTLDVDFNDIKGGHRIHGTEYTTFVDIYIYDSLSSGAGYATGLRKMIVPLLENVEAVLNCDKENPCTTACHTCLKHYWNQRVHDKLDRFAALALLNWGRYGDLPKPLSIERQYEIIAPLKRLFDDDHPEIQFQPEQEWISINSPKKSAKFVVYPAMWAIPHASNNTLYLSDSLVNRALPKAFDETNHFIKNILVE, from the coding sequence ATGGCTGAATACAGTGTCCAAAATACACACCGTGAACTTGTTGAAAAACTGAAGGACTACATTCAGGCACAATACTTTGGTGAGAGTGATCTTCTTTTAAGTGCATCTAAAGACCTTTTGAATGAAAAAAATTCTATCTACAAGGATCCCTACATTGAATCAAATCAGACATATCAGTTACGAAAAAATGGACTGGTTGATGCTGATATCCCGGAAAATATCAAGGATTTCCTTTGCCAGATGGGTGACAAAAACTTAGGTGTTTTCAAGACTCCTTATAGTCACCAAGTAAAAGCGCTTGAAGATTTTTATCATGGAAATGACATCCTTGTAACGACAGGTACCGGTTCTGGAAAGACTGAGTGCTTCATGTGGCCCCTTGTTGCAAACCTTGCAGCTGAAGCAAAAATCCGTCCTGATTCTTGGAATAAACGAGGTGTTCGGGCGTTATTACTTTATCCCATGAATGCACTGGTCGCGGATCAGATAGGCCGGTTGCGGAAGATGATTGGGGATTACGATGGACAATTTTACACACTTTTTACTGAATATGCCGGTGATCTGAACAGCCGGGCTCCCCAGTTTGGGATGTATACTGGTAGAACGCCTTATCCGGGTCAGCCTAAGAAAAAAAAGGATGAAAAGCTGGCAAAAACACTGGAATATGATCTGATCCATCGTAGTCCTGAGTTAATTAAAGAACTCAAATCACTTGGGAAATATCCATCAAAATATGATCTGGAAACCTATATTACACATCTGAATGACGGCGTCCATATAACAACTTTACGTGATGCGGAATTAATCACACGTAAAGAGATGCAGGATAATTGTCCTGACATTCTAGTCACAAATTATTCGATGCTTCAGTATATGCTGATTCGGCAGATTGAACAGCCATTCTGGTCGAATACCCGCGATTGGTTAAACGAGTCTCCCGATAACAAACTTCTGTTAGTCATTGATGAAGCACATATGTATCATGGTTCTGCGGGGGGAGAGGTTGCCCTTCTCATTCGTCGGTTAATGTACAAGTTGGGAATTACACGTGATAAAGTCCGGTTTATCCTCACCAGTGCAAGTATTCCTGTTGATGATGAGGACAGCAAAATCGAACTTAAACAGTTTCTAAGGGAGATTACTTCATGCGAGGAGGATACATTCTCAATAATTGTTGGAGAAAACAAAGAGTATAGTTCACCAAATCCGGTTGATATCTCCGCAAAACAGATTCGTGACTTCCCTCTGGATGATTTCCAACTTGATGATACGACAAAGATATCGGCAGTCCACAAATTCTTCCGGTTACTTGACGGAACCAGACCTCCTTATGATACAATCAAAGAACTGGAGGCATGGTTGTTTGAAACATTGCCAAAATATGGTTCAGTTCAACGGATAATAAATCAAACCGCTGGAAACGCTACCGAGATCAATGAACTTGCAGGGATTGTTTTCCCAAATGATGATAATGATACTGCACTTCCCGCAACACAGGTTCTTCTCTCGCTCCTACCACTTGCCAAAAAAGACGGGCAGGTTCTTTTCCCTGCACGACTTCACATGTTTTTCCGTGGCCTACAGGGGTTGTACGCCTGTACAAATCCGAACTGTTCTGAAAAACACACCGGTGACGGCATCACACTTGGGAAGATCTACTCAGACAATGGACGGGACACCTGTCCTTACTGTGGTGGGAAAATCTATGAGTTAATCAACGATAGAAGGTGTGGAGCCCTGTTCATCAAAGGATACTTGCATAACGCAGAAGATTCAGCGGGAAATGCACAAAATTCTTGGGAGAAAAAATATCTATGGCATACTCCGGGTGAGGTATTTGGAGATGAATTGAAGGAAGTACATCTTTACATCGTCCCGAAGAATTGGTCTGCGGATATGGGAAATGAAAAGATACGAGGTGGGTGGCTTGATACAAAAACCGGGTTCATCCATTTTACCAACATTCATGCTGGAGATGATGAATTCCTACAGGTTTGTTATTCTCTTAATCCGGTAAAAGGCAAGCCAGATCAGTTCACATTTAGTAAATGTCCCAAATGCAAAAAAAGGCTGATGTATTACTCGTTTTCAGATTTTTCTACGAAAGGAAATGAGCCGTTTTACAACATTGTCTCATCACAATTGTCTGTACAGCCACCTACCATATTCGATGAAGAAAAACTCAAACAACAACCAAATGGCGGGAGAAAAGTTCTAGTATTCTCTGACAGCAGGCAAAGAGCTGCTGTACTGGCCAAAGATATGACCCGGGCAGCAGATGCTTATGCTGCAAGAGCGGTCATGGTTCTGGCGGCTATCCATTTGCAGGAATGGGCTGAAGATACGGGGAATATTGTGACACTTGATATGCTCTATCCGGCATTTTTGGAGATCGCATCTCACAATCATTTACGCCTGTTCTATGGGGGAGACAAGGCTCGCTTTAAAGAAGATCTGGAAATTATTAAAGTTGCTATCAAAAAAGCAGAAAAGCGTAATCAATCATTAAAATATGGTCGGATAGTAAAAGATTTCGATGACATACCCGGACTGTTTTCAGAACAGCTCCTGAAAAATCTCTGCTCATCTTTCATGTCTTTGACGGATCTTGGACTGGGTTGGATGGAACCTTGTTACAAGGATGATATTGAAGAATGTCTTGAATCATTTGAGGAACATGATATTGAGATGTCCGAAGAGGAGTTTATTGCCCTTTTTGCTGCATGGGCTCAGTATCATTGTACAAACTCATATGCTATTGGAACCAAGATTTCTGATCAAATTCGGTTCAATATTGCCCTTCGTAAGTATGGTCGATTTGGTGTAGAAGAAAAAGACCAATATAAAATTCCATCCAGATTCAAGAATGTTCTGGAGGAAAAATATACTCCAGAACAGATCAAGTGGATCCTGCTTAAATTGTTCAAAACGTTCCTTCGTCGTGGAAGAGGTGAGGAAAATGGCAGCTATTTCCTTGTCCTGGATAAAATTGCGTTAAAATTCAGGGACAATCATAACTGGTACCGTTGTAGAACGTGTTCTAATATTTTCCCATATACTCTGTTTGGGAAATGTGCTGATTGTGGGTCCTCTGATGTCTATTACATGAGTGAGGAGGATATTGAACGCTATAAGTTCTGGAGAGATCCTGTTCTTGACGCAATCACAGAAGGTTCTGGGAAATCGATTCGTACCATTAACACTGAAGAACACACGGCACAACTTTCCTATAAAGATCAACAGAATGACATCTGGTCTACGACGGAAAGTTACGAGATGCGGTTCCAGAATCTTCTGTTTGACGATGATTACCCGGTTGATGTACTGAGCTGTACAACCACGATGGAAGTGGGTATTGATATCGGTTCTTTGACCGCCATCAGCCTTCGAAATGTTCCCCCAATGCGGGAGAACTATCAACAGAGAGCTGGACGTGCAGGAAGGCGTGGAACATCAATTTCGACCATTGTAACCTATGCTCAGAATGGCCCCCATGATGGGTGGTACTTCACTCATCCCGATAAAATTATTTCAGGAGATGCCAGTAGTCCATGGATAGATGTAGATAATTTCACACTACTTCAGCGTCATGTAAATCTGCTCATCTTAAGTGAATTTTTGAGTGAAAATGGGACAGACCTGTATGAATATCCGGTATTATCATTCTTTGATAACTACTATGATAATTTCATAAAGTTTCTGAATACATTCCGATTCAAACCGGAACTTGAGGCAAGCATTTTCTCCACTGAAAAAATGGATGCCGGTTATTATCAAAAATTTGTAAAAGGGCTTACCCCTGAATTACAGAGAATCCGGGATGATGTGCTCAAAAACCGTGAACTGCATGAGGCACAGGTTGAAAAAGGACACAAAACCAGTCTTCTTGATCATTTGAGTTTTGAGGGAATCTTACCAACCTACTCTTTCCCACAAGATGTTGTAGGATTCTTTATTGAGAACAGATCTGGAAGTAAGATTCTCCAAAGACCAGATCGTTCACTTGACATTGCGATTAGTGAGTATGCCCCGGGAAAAATTCTCGTTGTGAATAAAGAAACCTACAAAGTTGGTGGAATTTACAGTTTCCACTCAAAGTTTCGAAAAGGAAACAAGCGTGAAAATCAGGCACAACCATATTTTGAGGATCCAAATTATCTGTCGGATTTGTATCTATGTCCTGATCCGTATTGTGGCTGGACTGATACAGACTTTCCGATGGATGGAGTCTGTCCATTCTGTGGAAAACCTGTCTCTGAAAACAGGAAACAGAAGCTGCTCCGACCGTGGGGCTTTGCTCCTGTAAATGGAAGGAAAATTCCTGAAGCACATGCGGAATTTGAACAGTCATATGCAGAGGAGCCATGCTACTTTGCAACACCCGACCGTAGAGACATGAAGGATATCGGGTGTCGGCACATAATGGCAGCAGTTCGTTCCGATAAGATTAGGATCATTAACAAAGGTGTGAAAGGACGTGGATTTAATGTGTGTCAGAAGTGTGGTGCTGCAGAGGTTACAGAACAACTTACTGGGGAAGGTTCCGGATCAAAAATGTTGGAGGATATTGGTCGACCATACGCAATCCCAGGTGTGACTTCGAACAAGTGTTCCCATAATCCAATAAATCTGTATCTTGGTCACACCTTTGCAACAGATATGATTGTCTTTGAGTTTGAGTTGGATAAATCTCAAATTAACACGAATCCCCGTGGAATGTGGATTTCAAACGCTGCAACAACACTTTCCGAGGCATTTTTACTTGCTGCAAGTCGTACTCTGGATGTTGATTTCAATGACATCAAAGGTGGTCACAGAATTCATGGAACGGAATATACAACTTTTGTTGATATTTACATATATGATAGTCTGTCAAGTGGAGCAGGATATGCAACTGGCCTTCGGAAAATGATCGTTCCGTTACTTGAGAATGTTGAGGCTGTTTTGAATTGTGATAAAGAAAACCCTTGTACTACAGCGTGTCACACGTGTCTCAAACACTACTGGAACCAGAGAGTTCATGATAAATTGGATCGATTTGCCGCACTTGCTCTCCTTAACTGGGGTAGATATGGTGATCTGCCAAAACCATTGAGTATCGAGAGACAATATGAGATTATCGCCCCACTTAAGCGTTTGTTTGATGATGATCATCCTGAAATTCAATTTCAACCTGAACAAGAATGGATCTCAATTAATTCACCCAAAAAATCTGCCAAATTTGTAGTGTATCCTGCGATGTGGGCAATTCCCCATGCAAGCAATAATACTCTGTATTTGTCAGATTCTTTGGTAAATAGAGCACTCCCCAAAGCATTCGATGAGACTAATCACTTCATAAAAAATATATTGGTGGAATAG